The genomic window tatccgttaatcagtttggtcctatttagacctctttttagggatcaaactgattaacggagatgtctttaagtgacctattcggactttttttctttaagggacctatttggacctttttttctttaagggaccaatctgaaaccaaaaatatctttaagggaccattttattaattaagccttattATTAatagattataatttatatgtataaTCATAGTATAAATTAATtctgataaataaattaatgtaaaatagttttatatcggtataatttgatccctatttatataaaaaaaaatggtcaatCTCCGTTTGGTtagtttctggatccgtccctagATGTTAGGAGGGTTTCGATGGTGGAACTTATTAAATATGGTGGAGCTATTCTCACTAGAATGTCAGAATGTCGAGCTACATTTAAAGATATTTGGTAGGTGTTAGAGTGCACCATTGCAAATTTGGGAGGCAAGAAGATTGGGAACTCCTTTGGAGAAGTGCAAATAGAAGATCTAACTATCAACGAGCCAAGGTTTGCTAGAGGAAGGGGAGTGTCTGGCTCATagtggtgtttttttttttttagttttggtcCCCCAATCTATTTTGGAGTCAATTTCGTTGACAACGCtgagtaaaaatttattttagtttaaataatttattttaaaaaataataaacattttgtacaaaaaaaattaaaaaaataaacatttaatGTGTTGATCGATCTCATTATATTCATCATCTTTTGTCAATAAacccaaattttaaaaaacaccatcatcaaaatcaatcaactcaaacaaatcaaaatcatcatcaataaacctaaaacatcttcatcatcttaaaaaaacaaaacctcaAATTTTCAATATACCATCGAACATACAATTgatctttgaaaaaaaaaaaaaatagtagtaagCAACAGGATAGTAGATCACCCAAATTAAGGTACatacaattgaatttttttcaccGTCAGTATCCAGCTTACTAGaccatttaatttggttttggatcagttctgacatcaagtagtttcaatcccctctcgatcgcagttgtgggaaTCGTACAGTgatcctccctatcaagtttagcgtcaatcaccaccgaATCAACTAATAATCGAgtacaattgattttttttagatacTCATTTTACAATTCCTTTAGATATACCCAAGTGTTTTGGGGGTTAATTAAAAAGTCACCGTGTAAAAAGCAGAGCAGTTACGTGCTTAAACAAACGTAGAAGCAAGCACAGTAGTAGCTAGCTACCCCTTGCATCACGTAAGAGAGCACTACATTAACTAATGTCAAAGTAATTAAAAGGTATTGAAATACCAATTAAAGTAATTAATAACAAGATTTTAGTGCGTGctattttaatgtatttgtaGCAACACGTCAAATTGTATCCCATTTTTTTCAATGTTTCATACTACTACtgttaattaaactaattaaagtAATTAACTCTACAAAGTTAGCGTCACGCAAAGTAATTGTATTTTATTTCAAGATCATCAGAAAGTTGTTGCAAAAACCACATGTTCTCATCGTTCCACAAATTCTCCAATGAGTCACAATCACCACTATTCCCCTGTTCTGATACCTGGTTATTGAAATTTGACCATAGTTTCGAGCCATCATGATTCAACAGCTCCGAATTCGAAGGAACTTGAAATTCAACTGATGACGAGTTCGAGGAAATAGGACTAGCAATTGAAGAGTTGTTTGATTTTGGCCACTCTATTTCCGAAACTGAACTGTTCAATGTGTTTTGGTTAAGAATGAAATTTGGTCGGTTCAAGTTATTCGAGTCAGGGATTTGGGGTACAGGTTGAACCTGTTCGAGCAAACGAGGCATCCAAACATGACGCAAGACGTCTCTGAACTGTTTGCTGTTGACATCACATTTGAGTTGCTTTGCCTGCTTGACCACTCTTGTCCTCCAatagttttttatttcattGTCCGTTCTTCCTGGTAGATGTTGGGCAATTTTCGACCACCtttgaaaaaacaaacatatataagTCTATGCATTATAATTTCGTGTTATTTGAATATTAAAATACTCTAccataccaaaaaaaaaaaactaaaatactcAATCATATATTATGGATTATAGAGTAGGTTTATTGTACCTATTGCCCCAGCGAGAGTGGAGGTCAAGAATCAAAATCTGTTCTTGGAGTGTGATATTTCCTCGGCGTACATCAGGACGCAAGTAGTTTAACCACCGTAATCTACAACTTTTCCCACTTCTCCGAAGACCTGTATTAGTTTAATTAGATTTAGATTATTAAAATCAATACTAGCTAGTCGGTCAGACTAGAATAGATGATCTCCTGAAAAGTTCTTATGTTGCACCTCTTTAACAAATTCGCATAAGAAAACTAGTCAGCCAGACTATACTATATGTCCTAATTTAATTAAGctaaatatatactatataactaatagtgtaaaaaaaaactaatagaGTTAGAAGAAAACATATAGACATACCTGCAGAACATGCAACAGTGTTCCAGTGACCTTCACCATGGGTTGAAATGTAATTAACCAAAATGGTGTCTTCTTCTAATGTCCATGGACCTTTTCTTAATTCGTTGAGCTTTGCAGACTCATCACTTTTCTTAATCTTAATATCCATATCTATCATATATGTAAGTGAAATTAAAAGTGGTTTAGTTTTTGTGAAGGAAGAAGCAAcagtttgatatatatatatgaggaaaCGTGTTAGATTTGGCTTTGTGAATTGATGGTTTCACTTATTGGAGGCATGTGGAGTTATATATAATAGAGTAGGATAAGAATAAGCATACTAGTCCAAAATGTTTAAAAtccacaaaataaaataaaaatataagtgtaCGGAAAAGTGACGACTTGGTACACACATAATGCACCAGTTTCATTCATTCTACTAGTGTTTTagtaaatataatttaatactaCTAGGATTAAGATGGAACTAAGCTTGCAGTTTGGAGTTTGACTGGTTGACTCTTTGGTCATCCCTGAGTCACTCCCGCACATGAATGGAAAGATTAGTGCAGCTTCCTTGTGGAACATCTCCAATTGGGGTGTCATTTTGGAGATTCCCGGTACGGTCATTTGGGAAGTTCCTCCGAGGACGACTCCCATACAATTGTTGCGAGAGCTGGAGAAGCGTCTACGGGTAAAACATCATATCCATATAACAGTTTGCCACCTATGATCCGCCATCCATTCCAAGTTTACGATGTTGGAGCTGCAGAGCTTCCTTACGTTACCAATGAAGCCCGATCCTCTCAAGTGGGGGAGCTCAATGCTATATATAAAGACCTCAAATTCCTTGTTTCAACACACCAAACAGTAGCACCAGCTGGAAACACTTTAAACTTACATcttactttttgtttttctcgTGAACTCTTTTGTTAGAGTGTTGTGAGATGTAATTAgatatttgctttggagagtgtgatTGTATTGGGGATGGTGGGATGATTGTAGTCTAGGTGTTTTCACGTGGtatttattctctggttgtcggttttgacaatgACCGTAgtttttttctccggttttgaaatttccacgttatattcttgtgtttttGATTGCACtcatgttcttttattttttctatgcCGGACTCCCCAACATTGTTTAcatttttaagatattgaatCCACAAATTTCAAGATAAATATTCCTTATCAATAAGCTTAACTAGTGTCCCAAAAAGATGGTATAGCATTTCccttatttttaaaacatctCTACAAATACAAATACTTGCAAACAATTGTGAGATGTGACCATGATGTGTCCATTTTTTGCTACCAATCAAGAATGGTATTGACAGTGAAATGGGAAGCAAGCAACACTAACATAGCAGCCATCACCTTTTCGCACAAGTGCAAAAATTTATATTCATCCATATGATATGATTCAATATGTTCGTTTGGTGTTGCATTCTGagaattaaattttatgcacaATTTAAAAAACTGAGTGGAAGAGTGAGACTTTCATGAGTTCATGTGATTAACGAATTAAAGTGAGTGATCAACGCAGCACTAAAAGGAAGAAAAATTGgttgtgattatttttttggaCGTTGGC from Trifolium pratense cultivar HEN17-A07 linkage group LG1, ARS_RC_1.1, whole genome shotgun sequence includes these protein-coding regions:
- the LOC123902138 gene encoding transcription factor MYB78-like; translated protein: MIDMDIKIKKSDESAKLNELRKGPWTLEEDTILVNYISTHGEGHWNTVACSAGLRRSGKSCRLRWLNYLRPDVRRGNITLQEQILILDLHSRWGNRWSKIAQHLPGRTDNEIKNYWRTRVVKQAKQLKCDVNSKQFRDVLRHVWMPRLLEQVQPVPQIPDSNNLNRPNFILNQNTLNSSVSEIEWPKSNNSSIASPISSNSSSVEFQVPSNSELLNHDGSKLWSNFNNQVSEQGNSGDCDSLENLWNDENMWFLQQLSDDLEIKYNYFA